One window from the genome of Amycolatopsis sp. NBC_01480 encodes:
- a CDS encoding GntR family transcriptional regulator has translation MTPAKTAAADRAYQLTKELVLTGELPGGHLFSEGEIAERLGVSRTPVREAFLRLQVEGLLNLIPKRGAVVVPVPPGEAEDVLDAREAVEAAAVRRLARRPDLIPDALEQLHTVLDTQRAHADAGDLPAFAEADELFHRTIVAAGGNTLLLDFYATLADRQRRMNVHALRPIPARLPEVVEEHTALIAIIEAADADAFAPALRAHLDGVHRR, from the coding sequence ATGACCCCCGCGAAGACCGCCGCCGCCGACCGGGCCTACCAGCTGACCAAGGAACTGGTGCTCACCGGCGAACTGCCGGGCGGGCACCTGTTCAGCGAAGGCGAGATCGCGGAACGCCTCGGCGTCAGCCGGACGCCCGTGAGGGAAGCGTTTCTGCGCCTCCAGGTCGAGGGATTGCTGAACCTGATCCCGAAACGCGGCGCCGTCGTGGTCCCCGTGCCGCCGGGCGAGGCCGAAGACGTGCTCGACGCGCGGGAGGCCGTCGAGGCCGCGGCCGTGCGGCGGCTCGCGCGCCGGCCCGACCTGATCCCCGACGCGCTGGAGCAGCTGCACACCGTGCTCGACACGCAGCGCGCGCACGCCGACGCCGGCGACCTGCCCGCGTTCGCCGAGGCCGACGAACTGTTCCACCGCACCATCGTCGCCGCCGGGGGCAACACGCTGCTGCTCGACTTCTACGCCACGCTCGCCGACCGCCAGCGCCGGATGAACGTGCACGCGCTGCGCCCGATCCCGGCCCGGCTGCCCGAGGTGGTCGAGGAGCACACCGCGCTGATCGCGATCATCGAGGCCGCCGACGCCGACGCGTTCGCCCCCGCCCTGCGCGCGCACCTGGACGGGGTCCACCGCCGATGA
- a CDS encoding S8 family serine peptidase: protein MASLTQLGTGQAAVAAPSPTAAEAAPQSVIVVLNNQLPDAPPTKAASGTRRTEATQQQESVLAKLTGAAPAKVKHFALGNAFSATVTSAQAAQLAQDPAVAQVLPDSKVTLPDATPAPGADSKAPKAQDKANPQAPGTICPADPAKPLLEPEALTSIHAYSTDGSKSASDLANGSGVKVAFLADNMDPNYADFIRPDGSHVFSDYQDFSGDGPATTDSGAEAFGDASSIAAQGTVVHDLSKFVNENHPLPAGCNIVVKGVSPGASLVGLNVFGSTATNSAVLQAIDYAVTVDHVDVINESLGLNQYPDASSRNLFQVFNDQAVAAGVTVTASSGDAGITSTIGSPATDPLVISAGATTDNRLYAQTTYAAFPFSNGKWVSDNISALSSSGITQNGRTIDLVAPGEGNWADCAPAYAECRNFKTVPQPTDLESFGGTSESAPLTAGVAALVIQGYRGTHHGASPTPAQVKQFITGTAHDLGLPADEQGSGLLDARAAVEAALTSPGTTGAPAGAASNIALSTDQLTLEGAPGSTQDATVKVTNVGSKPLTVSAGTRTFAPQSSQTQTTAFDSAKLPTFPYYNGKDWAYKKITFSVPAGAQRLLSRMAWQGSPKTVNGQSVTPVVRLTLIAPDGTFVANSRPQGGAATANYANVDVTRPVAGTWTAVLYSASGPTGYTGDIQLSNDTQRAVPYGQVSPQVLSLNPGQTKPVKVSLTTPATGGDADYSVTFGSSDGHQTTLSAVLRSLIPTKNGSGGFGGTITGGNARAVSPAQTFSYEFDVPKGKKDLDVALKLQDPGTLVDGVLVDPNGELADVNSNAFLSAPNKLSQGTGLQLTDANPLPGRWHFVVVVQNPVTGKQINQPFTGTVGFDQVSVSAPALPNSASKKLAAGQAVTVPVTVRNNGIEPVAIGVDARTNSRQTLQPQPIGGSTEVDLPELNVNAPVYSIPPDTSKFTVATSSTVPAQVEIQGSAAGIDVLGDLKSAQAGSTVSVATIGEKQGYVTKGVWFADVQEIGPFGPSGAPAGHSSYTASIQTAGFDAAVTSSTGDPYDQSVNPNGTGGTPTIVKPGQTVTVSVTITPSGKHGAAVTGHLNLVTVPTLPTGVTGLPQEGTGEVLATLPYSYQIG, encoded by the coding sequence TTGGCCAGCTTGACTCAGCTGGGCACTGGCCAGGCCGCCGTCGCCGCGCCGAGCCCCACCGCGGCCGAGGCCGCACCGCAGTCGGTGATCGTGGTCCTCAACAACCAGCTCCCCGACGCGCCGCCCACCAAGGCGGCTTCGGGCACCCGGCGCACCGAGGCCACCCAGCAGCAGGAGTCGGTGCTCGCCAAGCTCACCGGCGCGGCCCCGGCCAAGGTGAAGCACTTCGCGCTGGGCAACGCGTTCTCCGCCACCGTGACCTCGGCCCAGGCCGCGCAGCTGGCGCAGGACCCGGCCGTCGCCCAGGTGCTGCCGGACAGCAAGGTGACGCTGCCCGACGCGACGCCCGCGCCCGGCGCGGACAGCAAGGCCCCGAAGGCGCAGGACAAGGCGAACCCCCAGGCGCCCGGCACGATCTGCCCGGCCGACCCGGCCAAGCCGCTGCTGGAGCCCGAGGCGCTGACCTCGATCCACGCCTACAGCACCGACGGCTCGAAGAGCGCCTCGGACCTGGCGAACGGCTCGGGCGTGAAGGTCGCCTTCCTCGCGGACAACATGGACCCGAACTACGCGGACTTCATCCGCCCCGACGGCTCCCACGTGTTCTCCGACTACCAGGACTTCTCCGGTGACGGCCCGGCCACCACCGACTCCGGCGCGGAGGCTTTCGGCGACGCCTCGTCGATCGCCGCGCAGGGCACGGTCGTGCACGACCTGTCGAAGTTCGTGAACGAGAACCACCCGCTGCCCGCGGGCTGCAACATCGTGGTCAAGGGCGTCTCCCCCGGCGCGAGCCTGGTGGGCCTGAACGTCTTCGGCTCCACCGCCACGAACTCCGCGGTGCTGCAGGCGATCGACTACGCGGTGACCGTCGACCACGTCGACGTGATCAACGAGTCGCTGGGCCTGAACCAGTACCCGGATGCCAGCTCCCGCAACCTGTTCCAGGTGTTCAACGACCAGGCCGTCGCCGCGGGCGTCACCGTCACCGCCTCCAGCGGCGACGCGGGCATCACCTCGACGATCGGCAGCCCGGCCACCGACCCGCTGGTGATCTCGGCCGGCGCGACCACCGACAACCGGCTGTACGCGCAGACCACCTACGCCGCTTTCCCGTTCTCCAACGGCAAGTGGGTCAGCGACAACATCTCCGCGCTGTCGTCCTCGGGCATCACGCAGAACGGCCGCACGATCGACCTGGTCGCGCCCGGTGAGGGCAACTGGGCCGACTGCGCGCCCGCGTACGCCGAGTGCCGGAACTTCAAGACCGTGCCGCAGCCGACGGACCTCGAATCCTTCGGCGGCACCAGTGAATCCGCCCCGCTGACGGCCGGCGTCGCCGCGCTGGTCATCCAGGGCTACCGCGGCACGCACCACGGCGCTTCGCCGACGCCCGCGCAGGTGAAGCAGTTCATCACCGGCACGGCGCACGACCTCGGCCTGCCCGCCGACGAGCAGGGCTCCGGCCTGCTCGACGCCCGCGCGGCCGTCGAAGCGGCGCTGACCTCGCCCGGCACCACCGGTGCCCCGGCGGGCGCCGCGTCGAACATCGCCCTCTCCACCGACCAGCTCACCCTGGAAGGCGCGCCGGGCAGCACGCAGGACGCCACGGTGAAGGTGACCAACGTCGGCAGCAAGCCGCTGACGGTGAGCGCCGGCACCCGCACCTTCGCGCCGCAGTCCTCGCAGACGCAGACCACCGCGTTCGACTCGGCCAAGCTGCCGACTTTCCCTTACTACAACGGCAAGGACTGGGCGTACAAGAAGATCACCTTCAGCGTGCCCGCGGGGGCTCAGCGCCTGCTTTCGCGGATGGCGTGGCAGGGCAGCCCGAAGACGGTCAACGGCCAGTCCGTCACCCCCGTGGTGCGGCTGACGCTGATCGCGCCGGACGGCACCTTCGTGGCCAACAGCCGTCCGCAGGGTGGCGCGGCCACGGCGAACTACGCGAACGTGGACGTCACCCGCCCGGTCGCCGGCACCTGGACCGCGGTGCTCTACTCCGCGTCCGGCCCGACCGGCTACACCGGTGACATCCAGCTGAGCAACGACACGCAGCGGGCCGTCCCGTACGGCCAGGTCTCGCCGCAGGTGCTGAGCCTGAACCCGGGCCAGACCAAGCCGGTCAAGGTCTCGCTGACCACCCCGGCCACGGGCGGCGACGCGGACTACTCGGTGACCTTCGGCAGCTCCGACGGCCACCAGACCACGCTGTCCGCGGTGCTGCGCTCGCTGATCCCGACCAAAAACGGCTCGGGCGGCTTCGGCGGCACGATCACCGGCGGCAACGCGCGGGCGGTTTCGCCGGCGCAGACCTTCAGCTACGAGTTCGACGTGCCCAAGGGCAAGAAGGACCTGGACGTCGCGCTGAAGCTGCAGGACCCGGGCACGCTCGTCGACGGCGTGCTGGTCGACCCGAACGGCGAGCTGGCGGACGTGAACAGCAACGCGTTCCTCAGCGCGCCGAACAAGCTGTCGCAGGGCACCGGGCTCCAGCTGACCGACGCGAACCCGCTGCCGGGCCGCTGGCACTTCGTGGTCGTGGTGCAGAACCCGGTGACCGGCAAGCAGATCAACCAGCCGTTCACCGGCACGGTGGGCTTCGACCAGGTGTCGGTCAGCGCCCCGGCGCTGCCGAACTCGGCGTCGAAGAAGCTGGCCGCGGGCCAGGCCGTGACCGTCCCGGTGACGGTGCGCAACAACGGGATCGAGCCGGTCGCCATCGGCGTCGACGCCCGCACCAACAGCCGTCAGACGCTGCAGCCGCAGCCGATCGGCGGCTCGACCGAGGTGGACCTGCCGGAGCTGAACGTCAACGCCCCGGTGTACTCGATTCCGCCGGACACCAGCAAGTTCACCGTCGCCACCTCGTCGACGGTGCCGGCCCAGGTGGAGATCCAGGGCTCGGCCGCGGGCATCGACGTGCTCGGCGACCTGAAGTCCGCGCAGGCGGGCAGCACGGTCTCCGTCGCGACGATCGGCGAGAAGCAGGGCTACGTCACGAAGGGCGTCTGGTTCGCCGACGTCCAGGAGATCGGGCCGTTCGGCCCGTCGGGCGCGCCGGCCGGGCACTCCTCGTACACGGCGTCGATCCAGACCGCGGGCTTCGACGCGGCCGTGACGTCGTCCACCGGTGACCCGTACGACCAGTCCGTGAACCCCAACGGCACGGGCGGCACCCCGACGATCGTGAAGCCGGGCCAGACGGTCACCGTTTCGGTGACCATCACGCCGTCGGGCAAGCACGGCGCCGCGGTGACGGGCCACCTGAACCTGGTGACCGTGCCCACCCTGCCGACCGGCGTGACCGGCCTGCCGCAGGAAGGCACCGGCGAGGTTCTTGCGACCCTGCCGTACAGCTACCAGATCGGCTGA
- a CDS encoding (2Fe-2S)-binding protein → MSFTFDGKEIAAEPGQSVGAALIAAGYRSWRTTRHGAAPRGVFCGIGVCFDCLVVVNGRPNERACLTEARPGDDVRSQEGAGRGDLTC, encoded by the coding sequence GTGAGCTTTACCTTCGACGGCAAGGAAATCGCGGCCGAACCAGGGCAGAGCGTCGGCGCTGCCCTGATCGCCGCGGGCTACCGCTCGTGGCGGACGACGCGGCACGGCGCCGCGCCGCGCGGGGTGTTCTGCGGCATCGGCGTGTGCTTCGACTGCCTGGTGGTCGTCAACGGCCGGCCGAACGAGCGCGCTTGCCTCACCGAGGCCCGCCCCGGCGACGACGTGCGGTCCCAGGAAGGAGCGGGTCGCGGTGACCTCACCTGTTGA
- a CDS encoding TetR/AcrR family transcriptional regulator has product MARLTRAETQERNRAKVLEAARDEFAERGFRDAKIDVIAERAELTRGAVYSNFPGKRALYFAVLAAAAERESAEPRSQEPGLSAAEALGALAGAWVARLPLATDPGARLGADLMPEILADELTRRPYAQLMRFEAIVLGLALERLASRDGRLVRVAEAALTTLHGASRLAAVAPGFGEPFNVVRVCESLPGLGLPDEWPSEPPIVAQARSVDEQWTPLSAVDSLRNSAAALDGDGVVAVLGLHRLSAAEEAIRAAPAGDAVTIAVVTGEPAELSPLTQLAFAELRGHLKQAFPASTWPRAQVVRDDAGVLAAAAGVTAVSDATETAVRVRGGRIVLRAEGFGACHAVATGAVRPG; this is encoded by the coding sequence ATGGCCCGGCTGACCAGGGCGGAGACCCAGGAACGCAACCGCGCGAAGGTGCTCGAAGCCGCCCGTGACGAGTTCGCCGAGCGGGGCTTCCGTGACGCCAAGATCGACGTCATCGCCGAGCGCGCGGAGCTGACGCGGGGTGCCGTCTACTCGAATTTCCCCGGCAAACGGGCGTTGTACTTCGCGGTGCTGGCCGCGGCGGCGGAGCGGGAATCGGCCGAACCGCGGAGCCAGGAGCCTGGGCTCAGCGCCGCCGAAGCGCTCGGCGCCCTGGCCGGCGCGTGGGTCGCCCGGTTGCCGCTGGCCACCGACCCGGGGGCGAGGTTGGGCGCCGACCTGATGCCGGAAATCCTGGCCGACGAGCTGACCCGCCGTCCGTACGCGCAGCTGATGCGCTTCGAAGCGATCGTGCTCGGGCTGGCGCTGGAACGGCTGGCATCCCGGGACGGGCGGCTCGTGCGCGTCGCGGAGGCGGCGCTGACCACGCTGCACGGAGCGAGCCGGCTCGCGGCCGTCGCGCCGGGCTTCGGCGAGCCGTTCAACGTCGTGCGGGTGTGCGAGTCCTTGCCGGGCCTGGGTTTGCCGGACGAATGGCCGTCGGAGCCGCCGATCGTGGCGCAGGCCCGCTCGGTGGACGAGCAATGGACGCCGCTGTCGGCCGTCGACTCACTGCGGAATTCGGCTGCGGCATTGGACGGCGACGGCGTGGTGGCGGTGCTGGGTTTGCACCGGCTTTCCGCGGCGGAGGAAGCGATCCGCGCGGCTCCGGCTGGGGATGCGGTCACGATCGCTGTCGTGACGGGCGAGCCCGCGGAGCTGTCGCCGTTGACGCAGCTGGCCTTTGCGGAGCTGCGTGGTCATCTGAAGCAGGCGTTCCCGGCCTCGACGTGGCCACGGGCCCAGGTTGTCCGAGACGACGCCGGGGTGCTCGCGGCGGCGGCCGGCGTGACGGCGGTGAGCGACGCGACCGAGACGGCCGTGCGCGTCCGGGGCGGGCGGATTGTGTTGCGGGCAGAGGGTTTCGGCGCCTGTCACGCCGTGGCGACCGGCGCGGTCCGCCCTGGCTGA
- a CDS encoding NAD(P)/FAD-dependent oxidoreductase has protein sequence MTVREHPDVLVVGAGVVGAACAYYCAAAGLRVAVLERGGVAGGTTSGGEGNILVSDKSPSPELDLALLSVRLWGELGERFGPGAFELEHKGGVVVAQSPEAARGLATLTAEQRGLGVEAVDVSAAELAELEPNLTPEVSAGAFYPQDMQVQPMLAAAELLRAARALGATLHTGTEVLAFRKRDGVVTNRGEFSARWVVNAAGTWGGPVSELAGAPIPVLPRRGFVLVTEPLPRVIRHKVYTADYVANVVSGDAGLETSVVVEGTRAGTVLIGASRERVGFDREFSLPIVRKLAAQALGVFPFLADVALLRSYLGFRPYCSDHLPVIGADPRRPGLVHACGHEGAGIGLAAATGHLIAQQLTGATPDLDLTPFRADRFTEEVA, from the coding sequence GTGACAGTGCGAGAACACCCGGACGTGCTGGTCGTCGGGGCCGGGGTGGTCGGGGCCGCGTGCGCGTACTACTGCGCGGCGGCGGGGCTGCGGGTCGCCGTGCTGGAGCGCGGGGGCGTCGCCGGCGGGACCACCAGCGGCGGCGAGGGCAACATCCTGGTGTCCGACAAATCGCCGAGCCCGGAGCTGGACCTGGCGCTGCTGTCGGTGCGGCTCTGGGGTGAGCTGGGCGAGCGGTTCGGGCCCGGCGCGTTCGAGCTGGAGCACAAGGGCGGGGTCGTCGTCGCGCAATCACCGGAAGCTGCTCGCGGGCTGGCCACGCTGACGGCGGAGCAGCGCGGGTTGGGCGTCGAGGCGGTTGATGTTTCCGCGGCGGAACTGGCCGAACTCGAGCCGAATCTGACGCCCGAGGTGAGCGCGGGTGCTTTTTATCCGCAGGACATGCAGGTGCAGCCGATGCTGGCTGCGGCTGAGTTGTTGCGTGCGGCGCGGGCACTTGGCGCCACATTGCACACCGGCACCGAGGTGCTCGCGTTCCGGAAACGGGACGGGGTGGTCACCAACCGCGGTGAGTTCTCGGCGCGGTGGGTCGTCAATGCGGCCGGGACCTGGGGCGGCCCGGTTTCCGAACTGGCCGGGGCGCCGATCCCGGTGCTGCCGCGGCGCGGGTTCGTGCTGGTCACCGAGCCGTTGCCGCGGGTGATCCGGCACAAGGTCTACACCGCGGACTACGTCGCGAACGTGGTGAGCGGCGACGCCGGGCTCGAGACGTCCGTGGTGGTCGAGGGCACGCGCGCCGGCACGGTGCTGATCGGCGCCAGCCGCGAGCGCGTCGGCTTCGACCGGGAGTTCTCGCTGCCGATCGTGCGCAAGCTGGCCGCGCAGGCGCTGGGCGTGTTCCCGTTCCTGGCCGACGTCGCCTTGCTGCGCAGTTACCTCGGCTTCCGGCCGTACTGCTCGGACCACCTCCCGGTGATCGGCGCCGACCCGCGCCGGCCCGGGCTGGTGCACGCCTGCGGGCACGAGGGCGCGGGCATCGGCCTGGCCGCGGCGACCGGCCACCTCATCGCCCAGCAGCTGACCGGAGCGACGCCGGACCTGGACTTGACGCCGTTCCGCGCTGATCGTTTCACCGAGGAGGTGGCGTGA
- a CDS encoding MFS transporter produces MTTTAARAADSATTATRPAWFPAAAAVFACGWGGNQFTPLLVMYKDAGYSTFTVDALLGAYVIGLVPGLLLSGRLSNRYGRRPVMLAGTVLSLVASTLIALGPLGVAWIAAGRFATGVAVAVAMAVGSTWIKELSDAVPGGAPDLGTRRAALCLTLGLGIGPGAAGVLAQWAPWPMVLPFAVHIGLAVVALGFALRGRETLGQATARVRPVTTRHPRFRRVILPMAPWIFGSCGVAYAIMPQLVDDQLGSWSLAYSTLLTVCAVGAGVGIQPIAKRVDRATSARAVLTGMTVLCAGLALSAVAAAVRSPWLALATALVLGTAYGIAVVSGLLELQRLARPDEIAELTGIYYALAYIGFLLPSLLAALSGVAGYPVLLGCLVVVALAGTLVIARNSRSHLPVT; encoded by the coding sequence ATGACGACCACCGCCGCCCGGGCTGCCGACAGCGCCACCACGGCCACCCGCCCGGCCTGGTTTCCCGCCGCCGCAGCGGTTTTCGCCTGCGGCTGGGGCGGCAACCAGTTCACCCCGTTGCTGGTGATGTACAAGGACGCGGGCTACTCCACCTTCACGGTCGACGCGCTGCTCGGCGCGTACGTGATCGGGCTCGTCCCCGGACTGCTGCTGTCCGGCCGTCTGTCCAATCGGTACGGACGCCGTCCGGTGATGCTGGCCGGCACGGTGCTTTCCCTCGTCGCCAGCACGCTGATCGCGCTCGGCCCGCTCGGCGTCGCCTGGATCGCCGCCGGGCGGTTCGCCACCGGGGTGGCCGTCGCGGTGGCGATGGCCGTCGGCTCGACCTGGATCAAGGAGCTGTCCGACGCCGTCCCGGGCGGCGCCCCCGACCTCGGCACCCGCCGCGCCGCGCTGTGCCTCACGCTCGGCCTCGGCATCGGGCCCGGCGCGGCCGGAGTGCTCGCGCAATGGGCGCCGTGGCCGATGGTGCTGCCGTTCGCCGTCCACATCGGACTCGCCGTGGTGGCGCTGGGATTCGCCTTGCGCGGCCGGGAAACGCTGGGCCAAGCAACCGCCCGCGTCCGGCCGGTCACCACCCGGCATCCCCGCTTCCGCCGGGTGATCCTGCCGATGGCGCCGTGGATCTTCGGCTCGTGCGGCGTGGCGTACGCGATCATGCCGCAGCTGGTCGACGATCAGCTGGGCTCGTGGTCCCTCGCCTACTCGACGCTGCTGACGGTGTGCGCGGTCGGCGCGGGTGTCGGCATCCAGCCGATCGCGAAACGCGTGGACCGCGCCACCAGCGCCCGCGCGGTGCTCACCGGCATGACCGTGCTGTGCGCCGGGCTCGCGCTCAGCGCGGTCGCGGCCGCCGTGCGCTCGCCGTGGCTGGCGCTCGCCACCGCGCTGGTGCTCGGCACGGCGTACGGCATCGCGGTCGTGTCCGGGCTGCTTGAACTGCAACGCCTGGCACGGCCGGACGAGATCGCCGAGCTGACCGGTATTTACTACGCGCTGGCATATATCGGTTTTCTGCTGCCTTCGTTACTCGCGGCGCTCAGCGGGGTGGCCGGTTACCCAGTATTGCTCGGCTGTCTCGTCGTCGTGGCGCTCGCGGGCACCCTCGTGATCGCGCGGAACTCCCGCAGTCACCTTCCCGTGACCTGA
- a CDS encoding cytochrome P450 family protein: protein MPPVQQVPDIDLTDPAVQRDPFAAYGAARERRPVARLTGFGPMWVVTRHEEARAMLTDPRLALGAGSYQRPEVPEHYVPYLRTMQEMEGEEHGRLRRLVSPAFSARRALEFRPRIERIVERLLAALPADGPVDLLRDFAQPLPMEVICELVGVPEDDRPRWHEYGRTVLAGAGLGFAAAVPGIIDGAREIVAGPGRDLVALLKTVDGLAEQELVTLVWQLVLAGQTPANLIANAIEALLAHPGELAALRADPALLTGAVDELIRWCGPALLTIPRQATEDLELHGVPVRAGEPVTASIAAVNRDPRVFDDPDRLDVRRAPAGHLGFAYGPHFCLGASLARVQTEVALGAVLRRFPALAIAEPGAHRAPDPGTWRLTALPVTG from the coding sequence ATGCCCCCCGTCCAGCAAGTGCCCGACATCGACCTGACCGACCCGGCTGTGCAGCGGGACCCGTTCGCCGCGTACGGCGCCGCCCGCGAGCGCAGACCGGTCGCGCGGCTGACCGGCTTCGGACCGATGTGGGTGGTGACGCGGCACGAAGAGGCCCGCGCGATGCTCACCGACCCGCGGCTCGCGCTCGGCGCCGGCAGCTACCAGCGGCCCGAAGTGCCCGAGCACTACGTGCCGTACCTGCGCACCATGCAGGAGATGGAAGGCGAGGAACACGGCCGCCTGCGCCGGCTCGTCTCCCCCGCGTTCAGCGCGCGCCGGGCGCTGGAGTTCCGGCCGCGGATCGAGCGGATCGTCGAACGGCTGCTGGCCGCTCTGCCCGCCGACGGACCGGTGGACCTGTTGCGGGACTTCGCCCAGCCGTTGCCGATGGAGGTCATCTGCGAGCTGGTCGGGGTCCCCGAGGACGACCGGCCGCGCTGGCACGAGTACGGCCGGACCGTCCTCGCGGGCGCGGGCCTGGGGTTCGCCGCCGCGGTGCCGGGCATCATCGACGGCGCGCGCGAGATCGTCGCGGGGCCCGGCCGCGATCTGGTCGCCCTGCTCAAAACCGTGGACGGGCTCGCGGAGCAGGAGCTGGTCACGCTCGTCTGGCAGCTCGTGCTGGCCGGGCAGACGCCGGCGAACCTGATCGCCAACGCGATCGAGGCGCTGCTGGCCCACCCGGGTGAGCTGGCTGCCCTGCGCGCGGACCCGGCGCTGCTGACCGGCGCCGTCGACGAGCTGATCCGCTGGTGCGGCCCCGCGCTGCTGACGATTCCGCGGCAGGCGACGGAAGATCTCGAACTGCACGGCGTGCCGGTCCGCGCGGGCGAGCCCGTCACCGCGTCGATCGCGGCGGTCAACCGCGACCCGCGCGTCTTCGACGACCCCGACCGGCTCGACGTCCGCCGCGCCCCCGCCGGGCACCTCGGCTTCGCGTACGGCCCGCATTTCTGCCTCGGCGCCTCGCTCGCGCGCGTCCAGACGGAGGTCGCGCTCGGCGCCGTGCTGCGGCGGTTCCCCGCGCTCGCCATCGCCGAGCCCGGCGCGCACCGGGCCCCCGACCCCGGCACCTGGCGCCTGACCGCACTGCCGGTGACCGGCTGA
- a CDS encoding FAD/NAD(P)-binding oxidoreductase, with product MTSPVESAYDLAVLGAGPAGLAAAVTAARAGARVALVDAGDRVGGQYWRHREGDDGAGHHHWQTLVRLRDSLPQLDFLARHAVWHVERSGGGFTLHTNRGEVHARTFVIATGAYDRQLPFPGWTLPGVFTAGGAQALLKGHGVRAGRRVVVAGTGPFLLPVAAGLARAGAEVAGVFEAGSPAGFARSPLAVLGSLGKLAEGVGYLKTLARKRIPYRTRTAVVAAHGDEEVRSVTVAALDRDWRIVAGSEREIACDTVAVGYGFTPQLEIPLQLGCETRLGADGSLIAVADHQQRATVPGVYLAGEVCGVGGAELSLVEGELAGLHAALTTAGAEPDRTVLTRLLNRRASARAFAGAMHAAHPVRPGWLSWLDAPTLLCRCEEVSVGTVRDTIADLGATDARTVKLLARPGMGLCQGRVCGYATACLTAAEQGREPTAADLAGLAARPIAQPVRLGDLADG from the coding sequence GTGACCTCACCTGTTGAGTCTGCTTACGACCTGGCAGTGCTGGGCGCGGGCCCGGCCGGTCTGGCGGCCGCTGTCACCGCCGCGCGGGCCGGTGCCCGGGTCGCGCTGGTCGACGCGGGGGATCGCGTCGGCGGTCAGTACTGGCGTCACCGCGAAGGCGACGACGGTGCGGGCCACCACCACTGGCAGACCCTGGTTCGCCTGCGGGATTCCTTGCCCCAGCTGGACTTCCTGGCCCGGCACGCGGTCTGGCACGTCGAGCGGTCCGGCGGCGGCTTCACCCTCCACACCAACCGCGGCGAGGTCCACGCCCGCACCTTCGTCATCGCGACCGGTGCGTACGACCGCCAGCTGCCGTTCCCCGGCTGGACCCTGCCGGGCGTCTTCACGGCCGGTGGCGCGCAGGCGTTGCTCAAAGGCCACGGTGTACGGGCCGGGAGGCGGGTCGTGGTGGCCGGGACCGGGCCGTTCCTGCTGCCGGTCGCCGCGGGGCTGGCGCGGGCCGGGGCGGAGGTGGCGGGGGTGTTCGAGGCCGGGTCCCCGGCTGGGTTCGCCCGATCGCCGCTGGCTGTGCTCGGCAGTCTCGGCAAGCTCGCCGAGGGCGTCGGGTACCTGAAAACCTTGGCGCGGAAAAGGATTCCGTACCGGACGCGTACGGCGGTCGTAGCCGCGCATGGTGACGAAGAAGTCCGTTCGGTGACCGTCGCAGCGCTCGATCGAGACTGGCGGATCGTGGCGGGCAGCGAGCGCGAGATCGCGTGTGACACCGTCGCGGTGGGGTACGGCTTCACGCCGCAGCTGGAGATTCCCCTGCAACTCGGCTGCGAAACCCGGCTCGGCGCCGACGGCAGCCTGATCGCGGTGGCCGACCACCAGCAGCGCGCCACCGTTCCCGGCGTGTACCTGGCCGGGGAGGTGTGCGGCGTCGGCGGGGCCGAGCTGTCCCTTGTGGAGGGTGAGCTGGCCGGCTTGCACGCCGCGCTCACCACGGCCGGCGCCGAGCCGGACCGGACCGTGCTCACGCGGTTGCTGAACCGCCGCGCGTCGGCCCGCGCCTTCGCCGGGGCGATGCACGCGGCGCACCCGGTCCGTCCCGGCTGGCTGAGCTGGCTCGACGCACCGACGCTGCTCTGCCGGTGCGAGGAGGTGAGCGTCGGGACCGTCCGCGACACCATCGCGGACCTCGGCGCGACGGACGCCCGCACCGTCAAACTGCTGGCACGCCCGGGAATGGGCCTGTGCCAGGGCCGGGTCTGCGGTTACGCCACCGCCTGCCTCACCGCCGCCGAGCAGGGGCGCGAGCCCACGGCGGCCGACCTCGCCGGACTGGCCGCGCGGCCGATCGCGCAACCGGTGCGGCTCGGGGATCTGGCAGATGGCTGA